The proteins below come from a single Dermatophilaceae bacterium Soc4.6 genomic window:
- a CDS encoding GNAT family N-acetyltransferase, with amino-acid sequence MLRTSSPVRALSAADRDEALALCARNPAANVFVASRIEEGVLRAMPGSLLGYRDAGELRGLMWVSANVVPVECDDEALRAISVRLRRWHRGCASIFGPTDQVERLWDHLAPHWGHPRAIRWRQPLMATSSQPGGLGVTIDPRVRLARNDEVDAVLPAAAAMFTDEIGYAPYTGSSRGYRNLIAQLIRERRTYVWVEDGEVLFKADVGSASIGAAQIQGVWLAPRLRGQGLAAPLMGAATSLVLTQIAPLATLYVNDYNRPARATYEAIGFDQVGIFSTVLM; translated from the coding sequence ATGCTGCGCACGAGCTCTCCGGTGCGCGCCCTCTCGGCTGCAGACCGTGACGAGGCGCTCGCGCTCTGTGCGCGCAACCCGGCGGCCAACGTCTTCGTCGCCTCGCGCATCGAGGAGGGCGTGCTGCGGGCCATGCCCGGCTCCCTGCTCGGCTACCGAGACGCCGGTGAGCTGCGGGGCCTGATGTGGGTCTCGGCCAATGTGGTGCCCGTCGAGTGCGACGACGAGGCGCTGCGGGCGATCTCGGTGCGCCTTCGTCGGTGGCACCGCGGCTGCGCGTCGATCTTCGGCCCCACCGACCAGGTCGAGCGGCTGTGGGACCACCTCGCACCCCACTGGGGGCACCCACGCGCGATCCGCTGGCGGCAGCCGCTGATGGCGACCAGCTCGCAGCCCGGTGGGCTGGGTGTGACGATCGACCCCCGTGTGCGGCTGGCCCGCAACGACGAGGTCGATGCGGTCCTGCCGGCGGCGGCAGCCATGTTCACCGACGAGATCGGCTACGCGCCCTACACCGGCTCGTCGCGTGGTTACCGCAACCTCATCGCCCAGCTGATCCGTGAGCGCCGCACCTACGTCTGGGTCGAGGACGGCGAGGTGCTCTTCAAGGCCGACGTCGGCTCGGCGTCGATCGGCGCCGCCCAGATCCAGGGGGTGTGGCTGGCGCCGCGGCTGCGCGGGCAGGGCCTGGCCGCGCCGCTGATGGGAGCCGCCACGTCCCTGGTCCTCACCCAGATCGCGCCCCTGGCCACGCTCTACGTCAACGACTACAACCGCCCGGCCAGGGCGACCTA